The nucleotide sequence ACATCACTTGGCTCGACAGATCAACCCACAGAAGTGTAGAGACGGCAATAGCTACAACAATAAAAGCGCCTCCCATTGTAGGGGTCCCTTGCTTTACTTTATGACTCTCGGGGCCGTCGTCCCTAATATTTTCTTTTAGCTGCTGACGGGCAAGAAATCTAATAAATACCCCGCCCAAAATTATGCTTATTAGAAATGCAGTCACACCCGCGCCAAAGGATCTGAATGTGATATATCTAAACACATTAAATATAATAAAATCATCTTTCAGCAGATAAAGAAGATGAAACATTTAGTTTTGCTCCTCATTAAGCGCTTTGATTACGAGCTCCATTTTAGAACCTCTTGAGCCCTTTACTAAAACCAGGTCTAAAGGTGTGGCCAAATCTTGTAAAATAGTGGCCGCTTTTTGGTGGGAGTCGGCCGCGAATCCATTATTAGAATTACCAAAACCTTCTAAGATCTTATCTGAAAATCTACCATAAGCTATGAGATTATTAACCCCTGAATTTAGTGCGTATTTACCAAGCTCAACATGCTCATTTTCGCTACCCTCTCCAAGCTCAAGCATATCACCTAAAACAGCTATTGTATTGCCGTTTTTATTCAGTCTTACAAGCTCATCCACCGCTTTTTTCATTGAATCCGGATTGGCGTTGTAGGAGTCATTTATTACTTTAAAACCTTGCGGCACATCTATTACCTCAAGCCTCATATTGGTCGGTACATAGCTGGAAAGACCGTCTTGAATCTGAGTGACGCTGCATCCAAATGCATGTCCTATTCCACTGGCGCAAAGTGCATTACTAACATTATGGAGGCCAATTCCAGTAATCTCTGCCGGAAATTTTTCGCCCTCTAATGTGATATTGAATCTAATACTCGAAAGATCACCTGATTCTATTTCGCTTGCGGTGATCATAGCATCATCAGAATTTATTGCGTAGGTAATTTTCTGACAGTCGAGCGAATCAGCTATTCTCTTAACCCTTGGATCATCAAGGTTAACAACAAAAATGTTATCTTGAGTGAAGTTTTGAACAAGCTCTCCCTTAGCTTTGGCAACTCCATCGAGACCGCCCAGTTTTTCTAAGTGAGCATGGCCGATATTTGTGATTGTCCCTATATCCGGCCGCGCTATCTCAGCTAGCCTCTCAAGCTCTCCAAAATCATTCATTCCTACTTCCACAACTGCCGCAGGATAAGTGTCATTTAACTCAAAGAGCGTAAGCGGAAGACCAATTAGGTTGTTGAAATTCCCGGTATTTTTTAAAGTGTTGTATTTTTGAGAGACAATGCTCCAGGCCATTTCTTTTGTAGTGGTCTTACCATTTGATCCGGTTATGGCAGCAAGTTTTAGATCAGTAAAGCTCATCCTCCAACCTGAAGCAAGGTCTCCCAAAGCCTTTAGACTCGATGGTACTTGTATTAGAACTTTTTCATTTTGATTTGAATTTAATTCGCCTTCAATAACAGCCCCTGCAGCGCCCTTTTGAAATGCCTCTTCAACGAAGTTCTCCCCATTAAAATTCTCGCCTTTAAGGGCAAAAAAGATCTGGTCCTTTGTAATTTTCCTGGTATCAGTAGATACACCGCTGAACACTGTACCGCTCTTTCCCGATAGCAGCTTGCCACTTGTAGCTTGAAGTATAAAATCTAGATTTAGCATTTCAGTTTCCTAGCTCTTTTAACACCTCTTTAGCAATTTCTCTATCATCAAACGGGTATTTTGTAGTGCCTATAATCTGATAGTCCTCATGGCCTTTTCCGGCAATGAGAACTGTGTCTTCTTCTTTAGCCAGGGATATTGCCTTTTTTATCGCCTGGGCCCTGTCCTGAATCCTGTGATAAGGCCTTGACTCATAACCGGCCTCTAGAACGCCCTTTTCTATATGATCTAGAATGATTTCTGGATTTTCTGTGCGGGGGTTGTCGGATGTTACAACCAGTATATCCGAGAGCTCTTTTCCAATCTTGCCCATTTGAGGCCTTTTGGCATTGTCTCTATCGCCCCCGCACCCAAATACTAATATTAGATTTCCTTTTGTAAGGGGCCTGGCAGCCACAAGCACATTCTTTAGCGCATCAGGAGTGTGAGCGTAATCTACTAATACGCTAAATCCATAAGAGTTTGGAATGGTCTCGAGCCTTCCTGGGACGGCATCAATATTTGATAGCCCCATTGAAATTGATTCAGCGCTTGATCCCAATGAAACTGCTGTAGCCACTGCGGCCAGAATGTTTGACAAATTGTGCTCGCCAAAAAGTGTTGAGTGAATCTCAACTTCACCATTTGGTGTATGTATAGTTGCCTTAATACCATCTTGTGAGATTATCGAATTTGCTGCATATAC is from Thermodesulfobacteriota bacterium and encodes:
- the murF gene encoding UDP-N-acetylmuramoyl-tripeptide--D-alanyl-D-alanine ligase; its protein translation is MLNLDFILQATSGKLLSGKSGTVFSGVSTDTRKITKDQIFFALKGENFNGENFVEEAFQKGAAGAVIEGELNSNQNEKVLIQVPSSLKALGDLASGWRMSFTDLKLAAITGSNGKTTTKEMAWSIVSQKYNTLKNTGNFNNLIGLPLTLFELNDTYPAAVVEVGMNDFGELERLAEIARPDIGTITNIGHAHLEKLGGLDGVAKAKGELVQNFTQDNIFVVNLDDPRVKRIADSLDCQKITYAINSDDAMITASEIESGDLSSIRFNITLEGEKFPAEITGIGLHNVSNALCASGIGHAFGCSVTQIQDGLSSYVPTNMRLEVIDVPQGFKVINDSYNANPDSMKKAVDELVRLNKNGNTIAVLGDMLELGEGSENEHVELGKYALNSGVNNLIAYGRFSDKILEGFGNSNNGFAADSHQKAATILQDLATPLDLVLVKGSRGSKMELVIKALNEEQN